The following proteins are encoded in a genomic region of Verrucomicrobiota bacterium:
- the purD gene encoding phosphoribosylamine--glycine ligase, which translates to MKILVIGSGGREHALLWKLAQSPRVTELICAPGNAGTAELATNHPIAASDLPGLLALAKSEQVDLTVVGPDDPLAAGIVDLFQKEGLRVFGPLAAAARLESSKSFAKEFMIRHGIPTAGSATFSNPEAALAHCANARYPLVVKADGLALGKGVVIAQTQKEAEAAIREIMIEKVFGEAGNIIVIEEFLTGPECSLHALIDGKNYLLFPDAKDHKRALEGDQGLNTGGMGTISPSGVVDAAMQERLKQEVLEPFVKGLAVDDFPFQGMLFPGLMMTPAGPKVLEFNCRFGDPETQSLMRRLKSDLLDLIEATIEGKLSKVKPVWDERAAVCIVLASGGYPGPIEKGKVITGIEAANADPDVMVFHAGTTLKDGQVVTSGGRVLGITALGASLEEARHKAYAAADKIAFEGKQLRRDIGA; encoded by the coding sequence ATGAAAATTCTCGTGATCGGATCGGGTGGCCGTGAGCATGCCCTTCTTTGGAAGCTTGCTCAGAGCCCGCGTGTGACAGAGCTTATCTGCGCCCCGGGGAATGCAGGGACGGCGGAACTCGCCACCAATCATCCGATCGCGGCGAGCGATCTTCCCGGCCTGCTTGCTCTGGCCAAGTCGGAGCAAGTGGATCTTACCGTTGTCGGTCCCGATGACCCGCTCGCCGCAGGGATCGTCGATCTTTTCCAGAAAGAGGGCCTTCGGGTCTTTGGGCCCTTGGCAGCAGCCGCCCGACTCGAATCCTCGAAGTCGTTTGCCAAGGAATTCATGATCCGCCACGGGATTCCGACGGCGGGATCTGCCACCTTCTCCAACCCGGAGGCTGCTCTGGCCCATTGCGCCAACGCAAGGTATCCGCTGGTTGTGAAGGCAGATGGACTGGCTCTCGGCAAGGGGGTGGTGATCGCCCAGACGCAGAAAGAGGCTGAGGCGGCTATCCGGGAGATCATGATTGAGAAGGTCTTCGGCGAGGCTGGAAATATCATTGTCATCGAGGAATTCCTGACCGGCCCCGAGTGTTCGCTCCATGCGCTGATTGATGGGAAAAACTATCTCCTCTTTCCCGATGCCAAGGATCACAAGCGAGCCCTCGAGGGAGATCAGGGACTGAATACCGGCGGCATGGGAACGATCAGCCCATCCGGGGTCGTCGATGCCGCGATGCAGGAGCGTCTCAAGCAGGAAGTTCTGGAACCCTTTGTGAAAGGGCTTGCGGTCGATGACTTTCCCTTCCAGGGGATGCTCTTCCCCGGACTGATGATGACGCCGGCAGGCCCAAAGGTGCTGGAGTTCAACTGCCGATTCGGCGATCCGGAAACACAGTCTCTGATGCGCCGCCTGAAAAGCGATCTCCTCGATCTGATCGAGGCCACCATCGAGGGGAAGCTATCCAAGGTGAAGCCCGTCTGGGACGAGCGTGCGGCGGTCTGTATCGTGCTGGCTTCCGGCGGCTATCCCGGACCGATCGAGAAAGGAAAAGTCATCACAGGCATCGAAGCGGCCAACGCCGATCCCGACGTCATGGTCTTCCATGCCGGCACCACCTTGAAAGATGGTCAGGTTGTCACGAGTGGAGGACGCGTCCTAGGCATCACCGCTCTGGGCGCTTCGCTTGAGGAAGCCCGGCATAAAGCCTATGCGGCTGCCGACAAGATTGCCTTCGAGGGGAAGCAACTCCGCCGCGATATCGGGGCCTGA